In the genome of Scylla paramamosain isolate STU-SP2022 chromosome 49, ASM3559412v1, whole genome shotgun sequence, one region contains:
- the LOC135095606 gene encoding zinc finger protein 431-like, whose protein sequence is MSGQQQQQQQSASGVERHRCGGRNHQEAGSSGHRGEAKFECQLCDKTFKCRNGLSYHALTHSGVRNHECEKCGKKFTRMSSLTRHILTHTGVRNYECEECGKKFTRKSHLTTHFLTHTGARNHECEECGKKFTTKNNLTTHTLTHTGVRNHECEECGKKFTRKSHLATHTLTHTGVRHHECEECDKKFTSKSILTRHILTHSDVRNHECELCGKKFTTKNNLTTHTLTHTHTGIRKYECEECGKKFTSKGNLTAHILTHTGVMNHECKECGKKFTKKCKLITHTLTHSGVKNYECEECGKRFPTIAVLNRHAFRHTGLREFKCDVCGKCFKTKPDIAKHVKIHF, encoded by the coding sequence ATGagtggccagcagcagcagcagcagcagtctgcCTCAGGTGTGGAGAGGCACAGATGTGGTGGCAGGAATCACCAGGAGGCAGGTAGCTCCGGCCACAGAGGAGAGGCCAAGTTTGAGTGTCAGCTGTGTGATAAAACTTTTAAATGTAGAAATGGGCTGAGTTACCATGCcttgacacacagtggtgtcaGGAATCATGAGTGTGAGAAGTGTGGCAAGAAATTTACCAGAATGTCTTCCCTCACCAGACACATCCTGACACACACTGGTGTCAGGAATTATGAGTGTgaggagtgtgggaagaaatttaccagaaagtctcacctcaccacacacttccTGACACACACTGGTGCCAGGAATCATGAATGTGAAGAGTGTGGCAAGAAATTTACTACAAAGAataacctcaccacacacaccctgacacacactgGTGTCAGGAATCATGAGTGTGAGGAGTGTGGCAAGAAATTTACCAGAAAGTCCCACCTCgcaacacacaccctgacacacactgGTGTCAGGCATCATGAGTGTGAGGAGTGTGACAAGAAATTTACTTCAAAGTCTATCCTCACCAGACacatcctgacacacagtgATGTCAGGAATCATGAGTGTGAGttgtgtgggaagaaatttaccacaAAGAataacctcaccacacacacgctgacacacacccacactggtATCAGGAAATATGAGTGTgaggagtgtgggaagaaatttacctcTAAGGGTAATCTTACTGCACACATCCTAACACACACTGGTGTCATGAATCATGAGTGTAAGGAGTGTGGCAAGAAATTTACCAAGAAGTGTAAACTcatcacacacaccctgacTCACAGTGGTGTCAAGAATTACGAGTGTGAagagtgtggcaaaagatttcCTACCATTGCTGTTCTCAACAGGCACGCCTTCAGACACACTGGCTTGAGGGAGTTcaagtgtgatgtttgtggcaagtgtttcaagacaaagCCTGACATTGCCAAGCATGTGAAGATCCACTTTTGA